The genomic region GCCGGCGCGCTTTAGCCCCAGGAAGAAGTCGATCAGCATCGCCTCAGGCCCGAAAGCCCAAGCCGGTGTGCCGGGGCTGCCCCTGGAAAAGCTGCAGGTCCTGCTCGTTTTTCAGGAGCGCCCCGTGCAAGGGGGGAATCAGCCTCTCCTTTCCTGCAGCCTGCAGAGTCTGCGGCGCAACCCCCTCCGCGACCAGGATCTTCAGCCAGTCGAGGAGCTCCGAGGTCGAGGGCTTCTTCTTGAGCCCAGGCATCTCCCTCACCCCCAGGAACACCTCCAGGGCTTCTTTCACCAGGGCCCGGTTCAGGCCGGGGTAGTGCACCGAAACGATGCTCTCCAGGGTCTCCCGGTCCGGGAAACGGATGTAATGGAAGAAGCAGCGGCGCAAAAACGCGTCCGGGAGCTCCTTCTCGTTGTTGCTGGTGATGATGATCGCCGGGCGGTGCTTTGCCTGCACCAGCTCCCTGGTCTCGTAGACGAAGAACTCCATACGGTCCAGCTCGCGCAGCAGGTCGTTGGGAAACTCGATATCCGCCTTGTCCACCTCGTCGATGAGAAGCACCGCCTGCCGTTCCGACTCGAACGCCTCCCAGAGCTTCCCCTTGACGATGTAGTTCCCTATCTCGTGCACCCGCGCATCGCCAAGCTGCGAGTCGCGCAGGCGCGACACCGCGTCGTACTCGTAGAGCCCCTGCTGTGCTTTGGTGCTCGACTTGATGTGCCACTGGAACAGCGGCTTGTCCAGGGCACGCGCCACCTCCTCCGCCAGCATGGTCTTGCCGGTGCCCGGCTCCCCCTTGACCAGCAGCGGACGCCCCAGCACCATGGCCGAGTTGACCGCCAGCTTCAGATCCTCGGTGGCGATGTAGGATTCAGTTCCGTTGAATTTCATGTCTTTCATCCCCTGTAATTTCTTTACCCTATCTGCTGCAACCAGCTTCGGCGCGCCCCCCGCGCTTCAGCTTTAATAGCCAAGCGTGGCGGAAATGTCCGCTGCTCCCTGTTTCAAAAGCGGCGCAAGCTCCTGCTCTATCCGCTCGGGATGAAAACGCTGTGAAGGCCCCAGCATGCTCACCGCGCCGATAACGCGCGAGGTGTAGTCGCGGATGGGGGCTCCGACGCTGTTCACGCTAAGGTTCAACTCCTCGAACTCCACAGCGTACCCCTGCTGGGCGATCTCCCGCAGTTGGTCCATCCAGCTCTCCGCATCGGTGATGGTGTGCGGGGTGTGCCTCTCGAATCTGTTGATCGAGGTGTACTTGGCGATCGCCTCCTCGCCGAAATGCGCCATGAACGACTTCCCGGGAGCGGTGCAGTAGGCAGGGAGCTGCACGCCGAGGGTGGGCATGACCCGCAGGTTGTGGTCGCACTCCACCGAGTCGAGATTAATCACGCTGTAGTCGGACATGATGGAAACGCAGGTTGTCTCGTTGCACTGGCGCACCAGCCGCTCCATCACCTTCCGGGCCCCACCGAGCCCCCGCTGCCAGAGGGCCCTCTGGGCCAGCTCCACCGTCATGAACCCCAGCTGGTACCGCTCCGTGACCGGATCCCTGGATACGTAGTTGCGCAGCTGCAGCGTGGCCAGCAACCGGAATATGTTGTTCTTAGGCAGCTTGAGGCGCCGGCTCAGCTCCGTCAGACCGATCTCGTGGTCATCCAGGAGGAACTGCTCCAAAACGTCCAGCGCGCGGCTGACGCTTCGGTTACAGGTCCTCTTTTCTCTAGCTTTTTTCATGACTCGGTTCCTCTGAACTGCCCTCCGGATCTGTGCAAAAAAATAGATAATGGCAATAAAGTACTTCAATACCACAATAGCGCGAGAGTGTCAAACACGTATCTGTCGGAGTCCTGTTCGGCCGTGATGTCGCGTCTCCTGAATCGACAGCTTTCACTCCGCCGCACAGTTCGCACCATCATTTCAGCAACAGCCTCGCTGAGCCATGTCAGAGTAAGCCTTGAACAGTAACTAACTTCTAATAGCTGGCAGAAACGATGCCGCGGTCTTTAAAGGGGGCTA from Citrifermentans bremense harbors:
- a CDS encoding IclR family transcriptional regulator, whose product is MKKAREKRTCNRSVSRALDVLEQFLLDDHEIGLTELSRRLKLPKNNIFRLLATLQLRNYVSRDPVTERYQLGFMTVELAQRALWQRGLGGARKVMERLVRQCNETTCVSIMSDYSVINLDSVECDHNLRVMPTLGVQLPAYCTAPGKSFMAHFGEEAIAKYTSINRFERHTPHTITDAESWMDQLREIAQQGYAVEFEELNLSVNSVGAPIRDYTSRVIGAVSMLGPSQRFHPERIEQELAPLLKQGAADISATLGY
- a CDS encoding AAA family ATPase; amino-acid sequence: MKFNGTESYIATEDLKLAVNSAMVLGRPLLVKGEPGTGKTMLAEEVARALDKPLFQWHIKSSTKAQQGLYEYDAVSRLRDSQLGDARVHEIGNYIVKGKLWEAFESERQAVLLIDEVDKADIEFPNDLLRELDRMEFFVYETRELVQAKHRPAIIITSNNEKELPDAFLRRCFFHYIRFPDRETLESIVSVHYPGLNRALVKEALEVFLGVREMPGLKKKPSTSELLDWLKILVAEGVAPQTLQAAGKERLIPPLHGALLKNEQDLQLFQGQPRHTGLGFRA